The nucleotide window CTCTTGCTTCAGGAGAAGAAAAGAGAGTTTCCTGTTCTGGAGTACCATCTGGACGAAAAATCCTAGGAGTAAAATTTTGGCCTTGACACCGTTCTTGAACTCGACTAATAAATCTGTCAACTAATTCATCGTTAGTGATTTGACGTGCCCATAAGCAATCATATTTATCTTTATTATACGTTCGATTATTAAACAAATACCATTGTTTATAAATTAAAGAAATATGTTTTTTTTCGGCTTCAGGATTAAATTTATTTTGTAGATAATGTAATCCGTTGGTATGCGCTGCTAAAAATATTAAGTAAAGAGTTGTTCTAGGAATAGCATCTGCTAACCAAGCTTCCAAGTCATGATAAGCTGTATTCCCTGAAAATAGGCAATCATCGAGATATACATAACCTATCGGAGATTGACCGCAGTTATCAATACTAATCCCGTATTCAGACTTAGTAATTTCGTCAGCTAATGAAAGTATACTTTTTTGACTATTTCCTTTTCTTTGAATTTGCAAAAACTTAAGTTTAGGAATAATTTGAGCAGGATTTGCACCAAAGATTTTTTTTGATGTTAAGGCTCTAGTTAAAATATATTGAGCTATTGGTTTTGAAATATAGTAAGATTTTAAAATTGAATTTAGTTCTGATAAGATAATAAGTTGATCTTCTATCTCAAATTGGCATACCCATCTATCTACATGATCTGGTGTAATTGGTGAGATTTCACCTAACCTATAGTCTGCAATAGTATTAGTTATTGACTCTATTAAGGTGTTTCTTGAATGGTCATTTACCATCTTTGTCAATTTTTTTTAATAGCTTTTTATCATAAAATTATAGCTCCCCTTTACCTTATAAAACAAGGGTTTGGGGGATATTGGCCACTACTACCATACCTAAAATATCTTCAATGAGGGAAATTACTACTATCCATCAGCATTCTTTAAGCTATAGCAAACTCTATAAACTTACGTTCCTATCTTGAGGAAGTTTATCAAACACTTCTTGAGGAATATCTTTAATAATATCATCCGCAACTTCCCAAATCGGTTTATATTGCTTTTCAGTTATGCTTATAGTCTGTTTAAGAGAATATATAAACTATAAAATCTTATCAAGTCTAGTCTCTGGTATTTGTTCTAATTCTTGTATGATTAAATCTTTAGTTTTCATAGTAGTATTTTCCCAAGAATGAAAAGGTGGGCATTGCCCACCCTACAATTATATTACTCCCCCTTCCCTCGTAGGGAAGGGGGTTGGGGGGTTAGGTTACTTCGTTCCTACCGGCATCCCTAAAATATCCTCAATTCGGGGCATTTCTTCTAAGGGAATAACCCGTCCTTCATCCTCAAAATTAGCAATTTGATCGAAGTTAAGATAGCGATATAATTCACCTTCAAATGGCTTAATTTTATTCGCTACAATTTCCAAATATTCCTCAACCGAAGGAATACGACCTAACAACGCACAAACCGCCGCTAACTCCGCAGACCCTAAATACACTCGCGCATCTTTACCCATGCGGTTGTTAAAATTACGGGTAGAGGTGGAAAATACCGTCGCGCCATCTTCAACCCTCGCTTGGTTACCCATACAGAGGGAACATCCCGGCATCTCGGTTCTTGCACCGGCAGCAGCAAACACCCCATAGACTCCCTCTTCTCGCAACTGTTTTTCATCCATGCGAGTGGGAGGACAGATCCATAGTTGCACTTTGACCCGTCCTGCCCCTTCTAAAATCTTCGCTGCTGCGCGATAATGGCCGATATTGGTCATACAAGACCCGATAAACACCTCATCGATCTTATCTCCCACGCATTCAGACATTAACTTGACATTATCCGGATCGTTCGGCGCGGCAACAATAGGTTCTTTGATCTCACTCAAATTCACCTCAATAATATCTGCATACTCCGCATTTGCGTCCCCTTCCATCAATTCCGGGTTATCTAACCATTGTTGCATTTTCGCCGCCCGACGTAACAAGGTACGGGCATCAGAATAGCCCCGTGCTACCATATTTTTAATTAGGGCAATGTTAGACCGCAAATATTCTGCAACCGTCTCTTTACCCAATTTAATGGTACTTCCCGCGCAAGACCGTTCAGCAGTCGCATCGGTTAACTCAAATGCTTGTTCTACCTTTAAGTCGGGTAAACCCTCCATTTCCATAATGCGTCCGTTAAACACATTAATCTTATTCTGTTTCGCAACGGTTAATTTACCTTGCTGCATCGCCACCCAAGGAATAGCATTGACAATGTCCCGTAGAGTCACCCCAGGTTGCAACTCCCCAGTAAAGCGGACTAATACTGATTCTGGCATATCTAGGGGCATCACTCCCAAGGCCGCCGCAAACGCCACTAACCCCGAACCTGCCGGGAAAGATATCCCCAAGGGGAAACGAGTGTGAGAGTCTCCCCCAGTTCCTACCGTATCCGGCATCAGCATCCGGTTTAACCAAGAGTGAATGATCCCATCTCCTGGCCGTAATGCAACCCCTCCTCTGGTAGCAAAGAAGTCGGGTAAGTCTTTATGGGTGATAATATCAACCGGTTTAGGATAGGCGGCGGTATGACAGAAACTTTGTAAAACGAAGTCCGCATTAAACCCAAGACAAGCAAGTTCTTTTAACTCATCTCTCGTCATCGGGCCAGTGGTATCTTGAGACCCTACTGTTGTCATAATAGGTTCACAGGAAGTCCCCGGACGAACCCCCAGTAACCCGCAAGCTTTCCCGACCATTTTTTGTGCAAGGGTGAACCCTTTACCCGTATCTTCGGGCATAATAGGACGAGTAAACAGGGGACTCGCTTCAAGTTTTAATGCTTCTCTGGTTTTATCCGTTAACCCTCTTCCTATTAAAAGGGGAATACGTCCACCGGCGCGAACTTCGTCGAGGATAGTGTCAGGTTTGAGGGTAAAGGTAGAGATAACCTCTCCTGCTTCGTTGGTTATTTCTCCTTTATAAGTATGAATAGTGATCACATCACCAGTATTCATGCCGGTAACATCACACTCAATAGGAAACGCGCCGGAGTCTTCCGCAGTATTAAAGAAAATAGGTGCAATTTTCCCCCCTAAAATATAACCTCCTGCCCGTTTATTGGGAACAAAAGGAATATCATGACCAATATGCCACAATACAGAATTTATCGCTGACTTGCGAGATGAACCCGTTCCCACCACATCCCCAACATAAGCGACAGGATGACCTTTCTTTTTCAACTCGGCGATCGTTTCTAAACCCTCCGGCATTCTTGACTCTAACATAGCCAAGGCGTGAAGGGGAATATCCGGGCGAGTCGTTGCATGGGTTGCCGGCGATAAGTCATCGGTGTTGGTTTCCCCAGGAACTTTAAACACGGTGACGGTAATTTTTTCCGCTACTTTCGGTTTATTAATAAACCATTCCCCATTACTCCAGGAGTCTATCAGTTGTTTAGCATAGGGGTTAGTCTCGGATAACTCTAAAACCTCATTAAACATATCAAACACTAATAAGGTTTTGCTTAACGCCGCCGCCGCATCAGCAGCAATAGAGGGATCACGAGACTTTAATAAGTCTACCAACGATTGCACATTATACCCCCCGACCATTGTCCCCAACAAATTAACCGCGCCTTGGGGAGAGATGAGGGGACAGTCTATTTCACCTTTTGCAACCCCAGTTAAGAAACCCGCCTTAACATAAGCTGCTTCATCCACTCCAGGAGGAACGCGATCGCGCAATAACATCATTAATTCTTCTTTCAAGTCCTCTGGAGGGTTTTTCAGCATCTCGCAGAGTTCGGAAGTTTGTGCGGCATTTAACGGTAAGGGAGGAATTCCTAAATTAGCTCTTTGTGCTGCGTGTTTGCGATATTCTTCTAACATAGCGTTCTCACTCTAATCAGTACAGTTATGAAGGTTGCTCTGTTGTCAATCTACTTAATTACAGGCTTTTTTATTGTAGCTCCAGTCTTTAGTTTACAGACTTTTGGGGTTAAGTGATTCGTACAATTGGGGGATGTGGTGTTACAGACGCTTGACAAAAAGATGATCTTCTCAAAAATTGTAATTTTTAGCTTTTATGAGGGAATAGTGTTATTAGCTAAAATTACACCTCAAAATTTATGTCTAATTACTTTCTCACACAGTTGTTATTGATAACTCAGTCTTCCTCCAATGCTGATGATAACGTTTCTTGGCGAACAGTCTTTTTGGTTTGGGCGCTTCAGTATTGGTTGATATTGTCCGCAGATGAATACGGATGAACACAGATGAGATGGTCTGTAGGTAGCATAAGTTTAGAGATGGTTTTGGATAGGTTGTCTTTCTGGTGAAGTATAGTAGATAGTGACTCTTGCTTACTTCTTTTGGTTACAAAGTATTTATATATAAGTTATGCCTAAGAAAATTCGAGAGTTGAAAAGTTTACTTTTGAAAGCAGGGTTTGTCTATCGTTCAGCAAAGGGGAGTCATACTCGCTGGTATCATGAATTACTTCCTAATGATCCCATTACAATATCGGGTAATGACGGAGATGATGCTAAACCTTATCTAGAAAAAGAAGTTAATCAAAAATTAGCTAAACTAAAAGCAATTCAAGACGAGGAGTCAGAATAATGAATTTTCCTTTTACAATTGTGATTCAATGGTCAGATGAAGATCAATGTTATTTAGTGCATTTACCAGAGTTTCCTACCCAACAGTTTCATACTCATGGGGAAACTTATGAAGAAGCATTAAAAAATGCTCAAGAAGTTTTAGAACTTTTAACGGCGGAATATCAACAAGATGGTAAACCTTTGCCTAAACTTAAATCTTTAAATCAATCACTTACTCTAAAATAGGGGATGATTTTAACAATGGTTCAAGAATTAATGGATTTAAAACAGTGTATTTTAGAACAGCGCTATGAAGATGCTTTAGGGATTATTGATGAATTAGAAGGAATGAGCAAACAGGCTATTATTAGAAATATTGAATCATTTTTAGTCAGGCTTCTAATTCATTTGATAAAAAATCAAATTGAAGAACGGTTAACTAATTCTTGGATTTCTTCTATTTCTGATTCTCTAGTGCAAATTCAAAAGTTAAATTTCAAAGATAATAAAACCTCTTATTATATTAAATTAGATGAATGGTATTCCTATATTGATGAGGCAATTGAAAGATCTATCCGTCCGGCAAGTGCTGAAGTTTTGGAAGGAACGTTAAAACCGTTTCAGGTTGCTCAACAAATTGATAAAAGTAAATTAAAACAAATCAGTTATAAATTACTTGAGTTAACTTATCAAAATTCGGCTACAGATTTACTCGATGAAATTGATTTCATTTTAGCAGAATTACCAGGGGGTAAAGAGTGGTTTGAGTAAGGTTGATTTTTTTGAAATATAGTATATAATTAAAACACAAAATTTTTATATTTTTGGAGTTATACAATGTCAAAAATTATCATAAATGTTGCCCAAAAAGAATATAATTTAGCTGATTTCACAATTAATATAAGTAATCGAGAAGTAGATGTTGTTTCAGATAATCATGAAACTTATTCTCTACTATATCGGTGGTTTAATGAAGCGAAAGATTTTGGTAAAGGAGTTAGTCCAAATTACAAGAAAACTGTTATAATTTCTAAGGGTGATCAAAGTTATACTTTACAAGGGTGTTGGGTACAAAAGTTATATTTTGGTAATGGAGGTAAATTGGTTTATGATACTATGGAGAACGAGGATGATTAATTAAAATATTTTTGTCAAAGAAAAATGAGTATAATTTTTAGTTAGTAAATTATAACTTAAATTGTATATAACTAAAAACTATTCACTCATTTCATAATCTAAAAAAAAATATTGAGTTTTACTCGGTTACCCTATTAGAAATTGTAGGTTGGGTTGAGGAACGAAACCCAACATTTATTATGCTAATAAGCAAAAACATCAACTTGAATAGACTTACTCGGGTTTTCTTCTCCATGAACCATTAAACGAACTTTTTCCGCCGCTTCACTACTAAATATAACTTCGTCACCCTATCGAACATACTTTGGCTGGAATATTTTCAACTAACACATACTTACCATTAATCTCAAAAATCTCATTGACTAACTTTTCATGAAAACAACTTGAACCACAGACATAACACTTATTCATGATCTTCTCCTACTATCATAATTAATCCATTCTTGCTCATTAGGTTCGTCAATCGTAATAATTGTCAAAACTTCTGAATCAATACGAGAGACTTGTAAATATAATGGTCTATTATTAATCGTAAATCCTATAAAGATTTCATGATTTTTCATTGTAGCTTAGTTTGAGTTGTGTTGGGTTTCACTGTCGCTCAACCCAACCTACAAATGTTGTAGGTAAAATAAACAGTAGAACCCTATTAGACTAGGACAATATATTATGGAAACCGATCGATCTATAAAACTTAATGCACCTAAAATTTTAACTTTAGAGGAAATTATCCGTTATTATCCAGATCAATGGGTATTGATAGCTGATCCTGAGTTAGATGAAGATTTAGAGGTTATTCGTGGCGAAGTTGTTGCTCATTCACCCGATCGGGATGAGTTGTATAATCAATTGGGGTCAAGTCAAGGTAGATCATTTGCTATTGAGTACACTGGTTCAACCGCAGATGATGTTGTAGTGCTAATATGAATCAACAAAAACATTATTCTTTATTACCCTATGGGGTTAATTTATTTAAACTTAAAGCGGTTGTAGGAGGAACAAGAAAAGGATTTTCTGGACGAGTTACCCTATTAGTCGACACAGGTTCGAGCTTTACTATTTTACCTGTTGAGATCCTAGAACAGCTAGGCTATAACCTTAATAAACCTATCCGAAGACAATCTATTACTACTGGCCAGGGTAGCACAGCACCTCTACCAGTAGTTACGGTTTCTTGATTTAATTGTGCAGGACAATTTATAGAAAATTTTGAAGTCATTGCTTTTGATATTCCTGCTAGTTTACGGGTTAATGGTTTATTGGGAATGAATTTTTTATTAAGTTGTCGCGCAGTCATTTTAATAGCACAAGCACAAATATATTTTCAAGATTAAAGCTTATATAAGGAAACAAAACCCATGACACTCACCGCCCAACAATTAGCCGACTTAATGCCCGATGCCACCCAACTCGAAAGCGATGAACCAGAGATGGAAAGTTCTTTACACTATTTACAATTAGCCCTATTAGTCTCCTGTTTAGAATGGTTATGGAGAGATCGTCATGACTTCTTCATCGGCGCTAACATGACCATTTATTATAGTCGCCAACAACTCAAAAATAGAGACTTTAGAGGGCCAGACTTTTTCTTAGTTAAAGATACACAAAAACGCCCCCGAAAATCTTGGGTAGTCTGGGAAGAAGATGGTAAATATCCGGACTTAATTATAGAATTACTTTCTGATAGTACCGCCAACGTCGATCGCACCGTCAAAAAAGACCTCTATCAAAACCGTTTCCGGACTCAAGAATATTTCTGGTTTTCTCCCGATGACCTCGAATTTGCCGGGTTTCGCCTCGTACAGGGACACTATGAACCCATTCCCCCTAACTCCGAGGGATTACGCCCCAGTGAAGTGTTAGGATTATATTTAGGGATTAAAGATGAAAAACTCCGCTACTTTACCCCCGATGGTCAACTTGTTCCCACCCCAGAAGAAGCCGCCTTACAAGCTCAAGCTTTAGCAGAACAAGAAAAACAACGGGCAGAACGGTTAGAAGCCCAATTACGCGCATTAGGTGTAAATCTTGATGAAATCTAACCTAAAAGCTGAAAACCTCTTTTTCTACCTTCTCGACTCGGTCAAACTCAGGTTATATTATTGACGTACACTACCCCGATTGAGCGTGGATATTCGACTCTTAGTTCTCGATATTGATGGTACGATCGCCGGCTATTCTAACCAAGTCAGCCAAACCGTAAAACAAGCCGTTCAAACCGCCAAAGCAGAAGGGATTCAAGTCGCTATTGCTACGGGCAGAATGTATCACTCAGCCCTACGGTTTCATGCGACGGTAGGCTCAGAATTACCCCTAATCGCCTATAATGGGGCATGGATACAAGACCCCAAAACCCAAACCATCCATCGACACATCCCCGTATCCCAACCCGTAGCCCTTACCCTATTAAACTATTTTGAACAACCCGAATGGCGATCGTCTCTCGATGCGTTTTGTTATATTAACGATCAACTTTATGTCAGAAAACTGAACGACTATACTCAAAATTATGCCCTACGTTCAGGGGTGGAAGCGGTGGAGGTAGGAGACTTACGAGAGGTTATCACTGAAACTCCCACGACAAAAGTCCTCGCTTTGTGTCAAGATGCAGATACCGCCCAAAAACTCCTCACCAGTGTACAAGTATTATACAAAGCCGATGAACTCTATTTAACTCAATCGAGTGCTACCCATTTTGAAGCCACTAACCCGGAAGCGACTAAAGGGACAGCCGTTCGCTATTTAGCCGAAGAATTATTAGGACTCAGTGCCGATCAAGTGATGGCGATCGGCGATAATCATAATGATATTGAAATGCTTAAATATGTTGGGGTAAGTGTAGTCATGGGTAATGCACCTACGGCGGTACAAGAATTCGCCGACTGGGTTGCGCCCGATGTAGAAGAAGATGGAGTAGCTGCCGCCATCGAAAAATTTTTACTAAATTAGTTATTAGTCAGTAGTCAGTAGTCATTAGTCATTAGCAGGTTGTATTTTTCAAAAAAATTGTTTTTTTTGAACATTTATGCAAAAATTCGTTAAAAGCCTTCTTTTTAACTCTTGAAAAGAAACAAAAATTAATTCCTTATTCAATCAAGATTGATTACATCGAGAGGTAAAAATGAGTCAATGAGTGAATGAGTGAACTTTTGCAAGAGGCAAAAGTGCCTAATCTTACACTTCACTAATGACCAATGACTATTGACTAACGACTAATGACCCATGACTAATGACTATTGACTATTGAACAATGACTATTGACTAACGACTATTGAACAATGAACAATGAACAATTGTCAGTTATCCATAATCCATTTATGAAGCATTCTCTTGGCAAGCGTTGGTATTCGGTTTTATTTTTGGCAACGAGTATATTAACCATTGGGTATCCTTTGCCCATATTCGCCCAAAAACTATACAGCCCTCTTCCCTTACCCAATAATAATCAAGTCTCCGATACCCTAACCGATCAAGATATTCCGACAGGTGAAGGGGGGTTTGCCAGAGATTATTTTATCGACTTAGATGAAGGGGATCAAGTCGCCGTTGATTTAATTTCTGATGATTTTGACGCGATCGTTATTTTAATGGCTAGCGACGGCTCAACTATTGCCGAAAATGACGATGGGCCTGATGGATCAACCAATTCTCTCCTATTTACTCGCATTACTGAAAGGGGGAGATATATCATCCGAGTCAGGGCTTTTGGAGAAACGGGAAGCGGTAACTATACCCTCAAAGTGACTCGCCTACGCCCTGTTAATTAAATATAGCCGTCAAAAAGCACAGTAACAACGCTTCTGTCCATTCTACCACCGCCCCGTAAGTATCCCCCGTATGTCCCCCTAACTGACGATAAAACCAAAACCCGGTTAACAGTGCGATCGCTGCCCCCCCGATCATCCCAATTAACCCTATCCACCAGCGATCCGCTTCAAGTAAGATAAAAACTCCCCCTAATCCTAACAAGATTAGCACTCCTAAAAGCAGATCTTGAGGAAGACGGATAGATTGTTTATGAAAAGCCCCTTTGCCGGTCGGTTTTAAGTAAGGATAAAAGGCGATCGCGGCCACTTGTCCCCAACGTCCCCAACCGGCTGCTATCATAAACCCGAACCAACGAAACGAAGCCAGATCCGTCACCGCCGCAGTTTTTAATAATAGGACAATAACAGCGGCCATCACCCCAAAGGCCCCTGTAACGCTATCTTGCATCACACTCAAACGACGGTTATGATCCCATACCCCCAACCCATCCGCCGTGTCCATGACCCCATCTAAATGAAGTCCTCCCGTAATCCTAACCCACACAGCGACAATTAAAGCACTCCGAGTCAACCCAGAAACTCCGATCTGATCTAAAATAAAATCAAAAGCCCCGATTGTAGCCCCCATTAATACCCCAATTAAGGGAGACCATCGACAAATACGCTCAAAATCTAATTGCCAAATAGAGGGAATTCCGATTATGGTATAAAAAGTAACAGCACCTAAAAACGAATGAATTAACGACTTCGTTTTTTGGCTTAAGGATTGTAAAACTGATAATTTCATGAGTTATGGAAAGTCAGGAAAAACTTTAAGGGACAACTAAGACATCTTAAGTTAAGATTGTGGCGTAGCCTATGATATTGAATTCAAGATGTATATAGATGACTCCTCTAGGCTGTCATTATAGTAAAATTAACAGCAACTTCCTATGAGTTACGACAAATCCTCACATCAGTTACCGGCTCCTTGTATTATTGATTTTGGTACGATTATCAATAAAGATGATATTCGACGTTTGTTAAATGACCTTGGCCGGGTTCGTTACCTACATACCGTTGACGGCAAGTTACTCTCTCAAGGAGACGGTTGGATTGTGGAAATTTTTTGCGATCCTCATCAAGCGACTTTAGTGGCTAATCATAAGCTTTATATTAATGTTCTCAGTTTTGACTATCTCAAAATAGAACAGTCTAAGGAAAAGGAAACCTATTTTGATCTGATTCAAGATAGTCGTCAATTAAGATTAATTCCCTTATCAAATAATTTACTCGATTTCGATGGCACGCAAAAAATAGATGCTGACACTCTAGAAGCAATGGTTACTCAGGTTCTTTCGGCCAGATGGGATGTACAATTAGATGATGATTGTCCTTTTTAAGTTAACAGTGACCAAAAATAGTGGGATTTTCATATAATTGTCAAGCAACTTGCAGCCAGACTTTTGCTAGGGCCGGTGTCTGGAATACGCCTCATGGAATCGTAGAAACCCCTCGCTTCATGCCGGTAGGAACTTTAGCAACGGTTAAAGGGCTAACTCCAGCACAACTACAAACCACTGGGGCACAAATGATTTTAGCCAATACTTATCATCTTCATCTACAACCCGGTGAGGCGATCGTTGAGAAAGCAGGAGGATTACATCAATTTATGGCTTGGAAAGGGCCAATTTTGACTGACTCCGGCGGTTTTCAAGTGTTTAGTTTAAGTGAACTTAGAGAGATTAAAGACTCAGGTGTAACCTTTCGTTCTCCCAGAGATGGACGTATTATTGAAATAACCCCAGAACGATCGATTCAAATTCAGAACGCTTTAGGGGCAGATGTGATTATGGCCTTTGACGAATGTCCGCCGGCTAATACCTCACGAACAGAGGTAGAAAGGGCGACTCAAAGAACCTATCGATGGTTAGAACGCTGTATTAATGCCCATCAACGTCCCCAAGAACAAGCTTTATTTGGGATAGTTCAAGGAGGAATTTACCCCGAATTACGGTGTCAAGCGGCGAGGGACTTAGTTCAATTGGATTTACCGGGTTATGCGATTGGTGGCGTGAGTGTGGGAGAAAAACCCGAATTAATTCATCAGATTGTTGATATTACAGCCCCTTTATTACCTCCCCATAAGCCTCGTTATTTGATGGGGGTGGGAACTTACCGAGAAATGGCCAAAGCAGTAGCCGCCGGTGTTGATTTATTTGACTGTGTGATTCCGACTCGTTTTGGACGA belongs to Gloeothece citriformis PCC 7424 and includes:
- a CDS encoding aspartyl protease family protein, whose translation is MNQQKHYSLLPYGVNLFKLKAVVGGTRKGFSGRVTLLVDTGSSFTILPVEILEQLGYNLNKPIRRQSITTGQGSTAPLPVVTVS
- the tgt gene encoding tRNA guanosine(34) transglycosylase Tgt, which encodes MGFSYNCQATCSQTFARAGVWNTPHGIVETPRFMPVGTLATVKGLTPAQLQTTGAQMILANTYHLHLQPGEAIVEKAGGLHQFMAWKGPILTDSGGFQVFSLSELREIKDSGVTFRSPRDGRIIEITPERSIQIQNALGADVIMAFDECPPANTSRTEVERATQRTYRWLERCINAHQRPQEQALFGIVQGGIYPELRCQAARDLVQLDLPGYAIGGVSVGEKPELIHQIVDITAPLLPPHKPRYLMGVGTYREMAKAVAAGVDLFDCVIPTRFGRHGTAMVQGERWNLKNAQFKEDFRPLDETCSCYTCQHFTRAYLNHLIKSREMLGYILLSLHNIAELIRFTQKMREAILSDRFASEFAYWLKEEDKSLSSF
- a CDS encoding DUF29 family protein, with the translated sequence MVQELMDLKQCILEQRYEDALGIIDELEGMSKQAIIRNIESFLVRLLIHLIKNQIEERLTNSWISSISDSLVQIQKLNFKDNKTSYYIKLDEWYSYIDEAIERSIRPASAEVLEGTLKPFQVAQQIDKSKLKQISYKLLELTYQNSATDLLDEIDFILAELPGGKEWFE
- a CDS encoding pre-peptidase C-terminal domain-containing protein; the protein is MKHSLGKRWYSVLFLATSILTIGYPLPIFAQKLYSPLPLPNNNQVSDTLTDQDIPTGEGGFARDYFIDLDEGDQVAVDLISDDFDAIVILMASDGSTIAENDDGPDGSTNSLLFTRITERGRYIIRVRAFGETGSGNYTLKVTRLRPVN
- the cobS gene encoding adenosylcobinamide-GDP ribazoletransferase, with product MKLSVLQSLSQKTKSLIHSFLGAVTFYTIIGIPSIWQLDFERICRWSPLIGVLMGATIGAFDFILDQIGVSGLTRSALIVAVWVRITGGLHLDGVMDTADGLGVWDHNRRLSVMQDSVTGAFGVMAAVIVLLLKTAAVTDLASFRWFGFMIAAGWGRWGQVAAIAFYPYLKPTGKGAFHKQSIRLPQDLLLGVLILLGLGGVFILLEADRWWIGLIGMIGGAAIALLTGFWFYRQLGGHTGDTYGAVVEWTEALLLCFLTAIFN
- a CDS encoding phosphoribosyltransferase-like protein; this translates as MVNDHSRNTLIESITNTIADYRLGEISPITPDHVDRWVCQFEIEDQLIILSELNSILKSYYISKPIAQYILTRALTSKKIFGANPAQIIPKLKFLQIQRKGNSQKSILSLADEITKSEYGISIDNCGQSPIGYVYLDDCLFSGNTAYHDLEAWLADAIPRTTLYLIFLAAHTNGLHYLQNKFNPEAEKKHISLIYKQWYLFNNRTYNKDKYDCLWARQITNDELVDRFISRVQERCQGQNFTPRIFRPDGTPEQETLFSSPEARDIVERAFLKAGAYIVSLPKKPKFEMRPMGYEYLESLGFGAMFITYRNIANNCPLALWWGDSSFPPNHPFSKWYPLFPRKVNESSSNFGNLDIVDF
- a CDS encoding Uma2 family endonuclease, with translation MTLTAQQLADLMPDATQLESDEPEMESSLHYLQLALLVSCLEWLWRDRHDFFIGANMTIYYSRQQLKNRDFRGPDFFLVKDTQKRPRKSWVVWEEDGKYPDLIIELLSDSTANVDRTVKKDLYQNRFRTQEYFWFSPDDLEFAGFRLVQGHYEPIPPNSEGLRPSEVLGLYLGIKDEKLRYFTPDGQLVPTPEEAALQAQALAEQEKQRAERLEAQLRALGVNLDEI
- a CDS encoding YgiT-type zinc finger protein; its protein translation is MNKCYVCGSSCFHEKLVNEIFEINGKYVLVENIPAKVCSIG
- a CDS encoding type II toxin-antitoxin system HicA family toxin, with the translated sequence MPKKIRELKSLLLKAGFVYRSAKGSHTRWYHELLPNDPITISGNDGDDAKPYLEKEVNQKLAKLKAIQDEESE
- a CDS encoding Cof-type HAD-IIB family hydrolase is translated as MDIRLLVLDIDGTIAGYSNQVSQTVKQAVQTAKAEGIQVAIATGRMYHSALRFHATVGSELPLIAYNGAWIQDPKTQTIHRHIPVSQPVALTLLNYFEQPEWRSSLDAFCYINDQLYVRKLNDYTQNYALRSGVEAVEVGDLREVITETPTTKVLALCQDADTAQKLLTSVQVLYKADELYLTQSSATHFEATNPEATKGTAVRYLAEELLGLSADQVMAIGDNHNDIEMLKYVGVSVVMGNAPTAVQEFADWVAPDVEEDGVAAAIEKFLLN
- a CDS encoding type II toxin-antitoxin system HicB family antitoxin; translated protein: MNFPFTIVIQWSDEDQCYLVHLPEFPTQQFHTHGETYEEALKNAQEVLELLTAEYQQDGKPLPKLKSLNQSLTLK
- the acnB gene encoding bifunctional aconitate hydratase 2/2-methylisocitrate dehydratase, whose protein sequence is MLEEYRKHAAQRANLGIPPLPLNAAQTSELCEMLKNPPEDLKEELMMLLRDRVPPGVDEAAYVKAGFLTGVAKGEIDCPLISPQGAVNLLGTMVGGYNVQSLVDLLKSRDPSIAADAAAALSKTLLVFDMFNEVLELSETNPYAKQLIDSWSNGEWFINKPKVAEKITVTVFKVPGETNTDDLSPATHATTRPDIPLHALAMLESRMPEGLETIAELKKKGHPVAYVGDVVGTGSSRKSAINSVLWHIGHDIPFVPNKRAGGYILGGKIAPIFFNTAEDSGAFPIECDVTGMNTGDVITIHTYKGEITNEAGEVISTFTLKPDTILDEVRAGGRIPLLIGRGLTDKTREALKLEASPLFTRPIMPEDTGKGFTLAQKMVGKACGLLGVRPGTSCEPIMTTVGSQDTTGPMTRDELKELACLGFNADFVLQSFCHTAAYPKPVDIITHKDLPDFFATRGGVALRPGDGIIHSWLNRMLMPDTVGTGGDSHTRFPLGISFPAGSGLVAFAAALGVMPLDMPESVLVRFTGELQPGVTLRDIVNAIPWVAMQQGKLTVAKQNKINVFNGRIMEMEGLPDLKVEQAFELTDATAERSCAGSTIKLGKETVAEYLRSNIALIKNMVARGYSDARTLLRRAAKMQQWLDNPELMEGDANAEYADIIEVNLSEIKEPIVAAPNDPDNVKLMSECVGDKIDEVFIGSCMTNIGHYRAAAKILEGAGRVKVQLWICPPTRMDEKQLREEGVYGVFAAAGARTEMPGCSLCMGNQARVEDGATVFSTSTRNFNNRMGKDARVYLGSAELAAVCALLGRIPSVEEYLEIVANKIKPFEGELYRYLNFDQIANFEDEGRVIPLEEMPRIEDILGMPVGTK